CCCGCCGCATGGTCCAGAACGGCGGCGTGAAGATTGGCGGCGAAAAGCTTGCCGATCCGCAGTCCCAGATTGAAATCAAGGGCGCAGACCAGCTGGTGGTCCAGGTGGGCAAGCGCAAGTTCTTCAAGGTGAATTTCTAGTACCATGCCGCAAGAAACTCTGATTCTCGGGCTGAACCCCGCCTGGCAGCGTCTTTTTTTCCTCGACAAGTTTACGCCGGGGGAGGTGCATCGCGTCCCCAAGGTCGAGGAATACGCTTCGGGCAAGGGCATTAACTGCGGTCGTGTGCTGCAGCACCTGGGCGGGAACCCCTTGCTCATGCATTTTCTCGGTGCCGACTACGGCTCCCGCATTTTTGATGAGCTCTCGGCATGCGGCTTGAACCAGGCGCCGGTGTGGATCAAGGAACCGACCCGCATTTGCACGACCATCGCCTGTGAGGGTGATTCGACGGAACTCATTGAACCGTCCCCGATACTTACCGAGGCCGAGAACGAAGACTTTATCCAGACCCTCAACGAGTACTGGACCTCCACGCAGTGCGTGGCGCTTTGCGGTTCGTTCCCGCAGGGCTTTGACGTTAGCCGCATCAATGCGTTCGACTTTGCCGGCAAGCGCGTCTTTATCGATGCTATCGAAGACATTGACGCCTGGCTCGAGAAGGGCGTGGAACT
The sequence above is drawn from the Fibrobacter sp. UWP2 genome and encodes:
- a CDS encoding 1-phosphofructokinase family hexose kinase, producing MPQETLILGLNPAWQRLFFLDKFTPGEVHRVPKVEEYASGKGINCGRVLQHLGGNPLLMHFLGADYGSRIFDELSACGLNQAPVWIKEPTRICTTIACEGDSTELIEPSPILTEAENEDFIQTLNEYWTSTQCVALCGSFPQGFDVSRINAFDFAGKRVFIDAIEDIDAWLEKGVELLKINLKEYCKLLSRLGIPQVTSSPQFWKMTATAVLERLPIKNLVVTDEDSPVRAFRLVEKKFQGMQLQPPAITVQNDIGAGDSFFAGWLYADGEGLGFEEALVKATAVAVARCEVERPWNLSLERVAELEAELQSQIEKLE